A window from Thermomonas aquatica encodes these proteins:
- a CDS encoding efflux RND transporter permease subunit, with product MNFNLSEWALRNRTLVLYAILMLGLLGAWSYRHLGQSEDPPFTFKAMVVRTLWPGATAEDVSRQITDRIEKKLMETGQYEFIRAYSRPGESQIIFIAKDSLRSKDIPPLWYQVRKKVGDIKATLPRDAIGPFFNDEFGDTFGNIYALTGEGFDYAVLKDYAERLELELQRVPDVGKVDLLGLQDEKIFIELSNTKLASLGIPLTTVQQALDEQNAVVPASYFETAGERVQMRVSGRFDSVQAIRDFPIRAGDRTFRLGEIATIVRGFSDPPAPRMRFMGEDAIGLAVSMRDGGDILKLGKSLESEFARLQQTLPTGMQLRKVSDQPLAVTRSVDEFIKVLTEAVAIVLLVSFLSLGLRTGTVVALSIPLVLAMTFAAMQYFGIGLHKISLGALVLALGLLVDDAIIAVEMMVVKIEQGYDRIKAAAFAWESTAFPMLTGTLVTAAGFLPIATAASSTGEYTRSIFQVVTIALLISWVAAVVFIPYLGYQLLEEQGAEAAPKGRVSRAFRRLRDAFAAGASRIPRIGNALSDHITAKHHHEAAHDPYQSAFYQRFRRLVAWCVRYRKTVIAVTVAIFIASIMLFRFVPQQFFPASTRLELMVDMELAEGASLKATAAQAKKLEAMLQKQEGVESYVAYVGTGSPRFYLPLDQQLPAANFAQFVLLTHDIEAREAVRKWLIEEAAPAFPELQVRVTRLENGPPVGYPVQFRVSGEHIDRVQAIARQVADKVRANPHVTNVNLDWSEPSKVVRLRIDQERARALGVSSAAVAKFLSGSLSGTSVSTYREGNEAIEILLRGPGEERTRLGMLGSLAVPTASGKAVSLSQIATLEDGFEDGIVWHRNRLPTVTVRADIYGKEQPSSVMAQISPTLDGIRAALPSGYLLQIGGTVEDSARGQNSVNAGMPLFVLVVTTLLMLQLRSFSRVLLVWLTAPLGLIGVSLFLLVLRVPFGFVAMLGTIALFGMIMRNSVILVDQIEQDIAAGHAPWQAIIDATVRRFRPIVLTALAAVLAMIPLSRSVFFGPMAVAIMGGLIVATALTLLFLPALYAAWFRVKPEPSHA from the coding sequence ATGAACTTCAATCTTTCCGAATGGGCGCTGCGCAACCGCACCCTGGTGCTGTACGCGATCCTGATGCTGGGCCTGCTCGGCGCGTGGTCGTACCGCCACCTCGGCCAGTCCGAGGATCCGCCGTTCACCTTCAAGGCGATGGTGGTGCGCACGCTCTGGCCGGGCGCGACCGCCGAGGACGTCTCGCGGCAGATCACCGACCGCATCGAAAAGAAGCTGATGGAGACCGGCCAGTACGAGTTCATCCGCGCCTATTCGCGGCCGGGCGAGTCGCAGATCATCTTCATCGCCAAGGATTCGCTGCGCAGCAAGGACATCCCGCCGCTGTGGTACCAGGTGCGCAAGAAGGTCGGCGACATCAAGGCGACCCTGCCGCGCGACGCCATCGGTCCGTTCTTCAACGACGAGTTCGGCGACACCTTCGGCAACATCTACGCGCTGACCGGCGAGGGTTTCGACTACGCCGTGCTCAAGGACTACGCCGAACGCCTGGAACTGGAACTGCAGCGCGTGCCCGACGTCGGCAAGGTCGACCTGCTCGGCCTGCAGGACGAGAAGATCTTCATCGAGTTGTCCAACACCAAGCTGGCGTCGCTCGGGATTCCGTTGACGACGGTGCAGCAGGCGCTGGACGAACAGAACGCGGTGGTGCCGGCCAGTTATTTCGAGACCGCCGGCGAACGCGTGCAGATGCGCGTCAGCGGCCGCTTCGATTCGGTGCAGGCGATCCGCGATTTCCCGATCCGCGCCGGCGACCGCACCTTCCGCCTCGGCGAGATCGCCACGATCGTCCGCGGCTTCTCCGATCCGCCCGCGCCGCGCATGCGCTTCATGGGCGAGGACGCGATCGGCCTGGCGGTATCGATGCGCGACGGCGGCGACATCCTCAAGCTGGGCAAGTCGCTGGAAAGCGAATTCGCGCGCCTGCAGCAGACCCTGCCGACCGGCATGCAGCTGCGCAAGGTCTCCGACCAGCCGCTGGCGGTCACGCGTTCGGTCGATGAATTCATCAAGGTGCTGACCGAGGCGGTGGCGATCGTGCTGCTGGTCAGCTTCCTGTCGCTGGGCCTGCGCACCGGCACCGTGGTCGCGTTGTCGATCCCGCTGGTGCTGGCGATGACCTTCGCCGCGATGCAGTACTTCGGCATCGGCCTGCACAAGATCTCGCTGGGCGCGCTGGTGCTGGCGCTGGGCCTGCTGGTCGACGACGCGATCATCGCCGTGGAGATGATGGTGGTGAAGATCGAGCAGGGCTACGACCGGATCAAGGCGGCGGCCTTCGCGTGGGAGAGCACCGCGTTCCCGATGCTGACCGGCACGCTGGTCACGGCCGCGGGCTTCCTGCCGATCGCCACCGCGGCGTCCAGCACCGGCGAGTACACGCGCTCGATCTTCCAGGTGGTGACCATCGCGCTGCTGATCTCGTGGGTGGCGGCGGTGGTGTTCATCCCGTACCTGGGCTACCAGTTGCTGGAAGAGCAGGGCGCCGAGGCCGCGCCGAAGGGCCGGGTCTCGCGCGCGTTCCGCCGCCTGCGCGATGCGTTTGCCGCCGGTGCATCGCGCATCCCGCGCATCGGCAATGCGCTGTCCGACCACATCACCGCCAAACACCACCACGAGGCCGCGCACGATCCCTACCAGAGCGCGTTCTACCAGCGCTTCCGCAGGCTGGTCGCATGGTGCGTCCGCTATCGCAAGACCGTGATCGCGGTGACCGTGGCGATCTTCATCGCCTCGATCATGCTGTTCCGCTTCGTGCCGCAGCAGTTCTTCCCCGCATCCACGCGGCTGGAACTGATGGTGGACATGGAGCTGGCCGAAGGCGCGTCGCTGAAGGCGACCGCGGCGCAGGCGAAGAAGCTGGAGGCGATGCTGCAGAAGCAGGAGGGCGTGGAAAGCTACGTCGCCTACGTCGGCACCGGTTCGCCGCGCTTCTACCTGCCGCTGGACCAGCAGCTGCCGGCGGCGAACTTCGCCCAGTTCGTGCTGCTCACCCACGACATCGAAGCGCGCGAAGCCGTGCGCAAATGGTTGATCGAGGAAGCCGCGCCGGCGTTCCCGGAACTGCAGGTGCGCGTCACCCGCCTGGAGAACGGCCCGCCGGTCGGCTATCCTGTGCAGTTCCGCGTGTCCGGTGAGCACATCGACCGCGTGCAGGCGATCGCGCGGCAGGTCGCCGACAAGGTGCGCGCCAATCCGCATGTGACCAACGTGAACCTGGACTGGAGCGAGCCGAGCAAGGTGGTGCGCCTGCGCATCGACCAGGAACGCGCGCGCGCGCTGGGCGTGAGCTCGGCGGCGGTGGCGAAGTTCCTGTCCGGTTCGCTGTCCGGCACCTCGGTCAGCACCTATCGCGAAGGCAACGAGGCGATCGAGATCCTGTTGCGTGGCCCCGGCGAGGAGCGCACGCGGCTCGGCATGCTCGGTTCGCTGGCGGTGCCGACGGCGAGCGGCAAGGCGGTCTCGCTGAGCCAGATCGCGACGCTGGAGGACGGCTTCGAGGACGGCATCGTCTGGCATCGCAACCGCCTGCCGACGGTGACCGTGCGCGCCGACATCTACGGCAAGGAACAACCGTCGAGCGTGATGGCGCAGATCTCGCCGACGCTGGACGGCATCCGCGCTGCGCTGCCGTCCGGCTACCTGCTGCAGATCGGCGGCACGGTGGAGGACTCCGCGCGCGGGCAGAACTCGGTGAACGCCGGCATGCCGCTGTTCGTGCTGGTGGTCACCACGCTGCTGATGCTGCAGCTGCGCAGCTTCTCGCGGGTGCTGCTGGTGTGGCTGACCGCGCCGCTGGGCCTGATCGGCGTGAGCCTGTTCCTGCTGGTGCTGCGGGTGCCGTTCGGCTTCGTGGCGATGCTGGGCACGATCGCGCTGTTCGGCATGATCATGCGCAACTCGGTGATCCTGGTCGACCAGATCGAACAGGACATCGCCGCCGGGCATGCGCCTTGGCAGGCGATCATCGACGCCACCGTGCGCCGCTTCCGCCCGATCGTGCTGACCGCGCTGGCGGCGGTGCTGGCGATGATCCCGCTGTCGCGTTCGGTGTTCTTCGGGCCGATGGCGGTGGCGATCATGGGCGGCCTGATCGTGGCGACCGCGTTGACCCTGCTGTTCCTGCCGGCGTTGTATGCGGCGTGGTTCCGGGTGAAGCCGGAGCCGTCGCACGCCTAA
- the leuB gene encoding 3-isopropylmalate dehydrogenase translates to MNANILVLPGDGIGPEVTAAAVSVLRAIAKRYGHDFHFEEKLIGGAAIDATGEPLPQATLDAARRADAVLLGAVGGPKWSDPKAKVRPEQGLLAIRKALGLYANLRPVTPHPATLGASPIKPHLLNGVDLMVVRELTGGIYFGDKTRDADTASDLCRYSAAEIERVVRRACTLARARRGKVTSVDKANVLETSRLWRETTERVVREEFPDIELEHQLVDSMAMHLLAKPREYDVIVTENMFGDILTDEASMLAGSLGLLPSASLGDDRVGIYEPIHGSAPDIAGKGIANPFATILSAAMLLRHSLGLEREATCIEQAVGKALDAGVLTADLAPAGRGVRTADATRAVLEQLEADCYVAELRD, encoded by the coding sequence ATGAACGCGAACATCCTTGTCCTGCCGGGCGACGGCATCGGCCCCGAAGTGACTGCCGCGGCGGTGTCGGTATTGCGCGCCATCGCCAAACGCTACGGCCACGACTTCCATTTCGAGGAAAAGCTGATCGGCGGCGCCGCCATCGACGCCACCGGCGAACCACTGCCTCAGGCCACGCTCGATGCGGCGCGCAGGGCCGATGCCGTGCTGCTGGGCGCGGTCGGCGGCCCCAAGTGGTCGGACCCGAAGGCGAAGGTACGACCGGAGCAAGGCCTGCTGGCGATCCGCAAGGCGCTGGGCCTGTACGCCAACCTGCGCCCGGTGACGCCGCACCCGGCCACGCTGGGCGCCTCCCCGATCAAGCCGCACCTGCTCAACGGCGTGGACCTGATGGTGGTGCGCGAGCTGACCGGCGGCATCTATTTCGGCGACAAGACCCGCGATGCCGACACCGCCAGCGACCTGTGCCGCTACAGCGCGGCCGAGATCGAACGCGTGGTGCGCCGCGCCTGCACGCTGGCGCGCGCGCGCCGCGGCAAGGTCACCAGCGTGGACAAGGCCAACGTGCTGGAAACCTCGCGGCTGTGGCGCGAAACCACCGAGCGCGTGGTGCGCGAGGAATTCCCCGACATCGAACTGGAACACCAGTTGGTCGATTCGATGGCGATGCACCTGCTGGCCAAGCCGCGCGAGTACGACGTGATCGTCACCGAGAACATGTTCGGCGACATCCTCACCGACGAAGCCTCGATGCTGGCCGGTTCGCTGGGCCTGCTGCCGAGCGCATCGCTGGGGGACGACAGGGTTGGGATCTACGAGCCGATCCACGGTTCCGCGCCGGACATCGCAGGCAAGGGCATCGCCAATCCGTTCGCGACCATCCTCAGCGCGGCCATGTTGCTGCGCCATTCGCTGGGCCTGGAACGCGAAGCCACCTGCATCGAACAAGCGGTGGGCAAGGCGCTGGATGCGGGCGTACTGACTGCCGATCTCGCACCCGCGGGTCGTGGCGTGCGCACCGCGGACGCGACGCGTGCGGTGCTCGAACAATTGGAAGCGGATTGCTACGTAGCCGAACTACGCGATTGA
- the leuD gene encoding 3-isopropylmalate dehydratase small subunit, translating to MQPFKHLQAHTVVLRERNIDTDQIIPARFLTTTERKGLGQHAFNDWRRLPDGTPNPEFPFNRAENAGAQILVAGRNFGCGSSREHAPWALTDLGLRAVVSSEIADIFRSNALKNGLLPIVLDDAVVDELLAQPGIELRIDIAARTLTLPDGRSFEFPLDAFAQTCLLEGVDQLGYLLNQRPAIERFEAARDAAEAA from the coding sequence ATGCAGCCGTTCAAGCACCTGCAAGCGCACACCGTGGTGTTGCGCGAACGCAATATCGATACCGACCAGATCATCCCCGCGCGTTTCCTGACCACCACCGAGCGCAAGGGCCTGGGCCAGCATGCCTTCAACGACTGGCGCCGCCTGCCCGACGGAACGCCCAACCCGGAGTTCCCGTTCAACCGCGCCGAGAATGCCGGCGCGCAGATCCTGGTCGCCGGCCGCAACTTCGGTTGCGGCTCATCGCGCGAGCATGCGCCGTGGGCGTTGACCGACCTTGGCCTGCGCGCGGTGGTCAGCAGCGAGATCGCCGACATCTTCCGCAGCAACGCGCTGAAGAACGGCCTGCTGCCGATCGTGCTGGACGATGCCGTCGTCGATGAGCTGCTGGCACAGCCCGGCATCGAACTGCGCATCGACATCGCGGCGCGCACGCTCACCCTGCCCGATGGCCGCAGCTTCGAATTCCCGCTGGATGCGTTCGCGCAGACCTGCCTGCTCGAAGGCGTGGACCAGCTCGGCTACCTGCTCAACCAACGCCCTGCCATTGAACGATTCGAAGCCGCACGCGACGCGGCGGAGGCTGCCTGA
- the leuC gene encoding 3-isopropylmalate dehydratase large subunit, protein MSPRTLFDKLWDAHLVAPETEAAPAVLYIDLHLIHEVTSPQAFAELEARGLPVARPQRTTGTLDHSTPTLPADATGKLPYANPEAEAQVAKLRENAAKFGVELFDFGSAHRGIVHVIGPELGITQPGMTIVCGDSHTATHGAFGALAFGIGTSEVGHVLATQCLLQRKPKTLAISIDGELGPGVTAKDLILHVIGTIGVNGGTGHVIEYRGSAIRALSMDERMTVCNMSIEAGARAGLIAPDQTTFDFLRQTPRAPRGDAFDAAVAKWRTFHTDEGARFDREVRIDARDITPTVTWGTHPGQVAAVAGRIPADAGSDEAKARDYMGWEAGAAVAGRAVDVVFIGSCTNSRLSDLREAARVLKNRKVHPRVRMLVVPGSEQVKQDAEAEGIDAIVRAAGAEWREPGCSMCIAMNGDIVQAGQLAVSTSNRNFEGRQGKGARTVLASPLTAAVCAVTGEITDPRAFLQQQEAA, encoded by the coding sequence ATGTCGCCGCGCACCCTGTTCGACAAATTGTGGGACGCGCACCTGGTCGCGCCGGAAACCGAGGCCGCGCCGGCCGTGCTGTACATCGACCTGCACCTGATCCACGAAGTGACCTCGCCGCAGGCCTTCGCCGAATTGGAGGCGCGCGGCCTGCCGGTCGCGCGGCCGCAACGCACCACCGGCACGCTCGATCACTCCACGCCGACGCTGCCCGCCGATGCCACCGGCAAGCTGCCATACGCGAACCCCGAGGCCGAAGCGCAAGTGGCGAAGTTGCGCGAAAACGCCGCGAAATTCGGCGTCGAGCTGTTCGACTTCGGTAGCGCGCACCGCGGCATCGTCCACGTGATCGGGCCGGAGCTCGGCATCACCCAGCCGGGCATGACGATCGTGTGCGGCGACAGCCACACCGCCACGCATGGCGCGTTCGGCGCGCTGGCGTTCGGCATCGGCACCAGCGAAGTCGGCCACGTGCTGGCCACCCAATGCCTGCTGCAGCGCAAGCCGAAGACGCTGGCGATCAGCATCGATGGCGAACTCGGCCCCGGCGTGACTGCCAAGGACCTGATCCTGCACGTGATCGGCACCATCGGCGTCAACGGCGGCACCGGCCATGTCATCGAATACCGCGGCAGCGCGATCCGCGCGTTGTCGATGGACGAGCGCATGACCGTGTGCAACATGTCGATCGAAGCCGGCGCGCGCGCGGGCCTGATCGCGCCGGACCAGACCACGTTCGACTTCCTGCGGCAGACGCCGCGCGCGCCACGGGGCGATGCGTTCGATGCGGCAGTGGCGAAATGGCGCACCTTCCACACCGACGAAGGCGCCAGGTTCGACCGCGAAGTGCGGATCGACGCGCGCGACATCACGCCCACCGTCACCTGGGGCACGCACCCCGGGCAAGTCGCCGCGGTCGCCGGGCGCATCCCCGCCGATGCCGGTAGCGACGAGGCCAAGGCGCGCGACTACATGGGCTGGGAGGCTGGTGCGGCGGTGGCCGGGCGCGCGGTGGACGTGGTCTTCATCGGCAGCTGCACCAATTCGCGGCTGAGCGACCTGCGCGAAGCCGCCCGCGTGCTGAAGAACCGCAAGGTGCACCCGCGCGTGCGCATGTTGGTGGTGCCCGGCTCCGAGCAGGTGAAGCAAGACGCGGAAGCCGAGGGCATCGACGCCATCGTGCGCGCCGCCGGCGCGGAATGGCGCGAGCCGGGCTGCTCGATGTGCATCGCGATGAACGGCGACATCGTGCAGGCCGGGCAGTTGGCGGTGTCGACTTCGAATCGCAATTTCGAAGGTCGCCAGGGCAAGGGCGCGCGCACCGTGCTGGCCTCGCCACTGACCGCGGCGGTGTGCGCGGTGACCGGCGAGATCACCGACCCGCGCGCATTCCTCCAGCAACAGGAGGCCGCGTGA
- a CDS encoding 2-isopropylmalate synthase, with amino-acid sequence MSHPTTTDRIRIFDTSLRDGEQSPGFTMSASQKIAFAHALAELGVDVIEAGFPNSSPADFGAVQAIAREVRGASIAALARCHPGDIEACARALDGAAAPRIHAFISTSPLHRKHKLNMSREQVIEHASMGVTLARNRVDDVEFSAEDAFRTEREFLVEVFDAAVAAGARTLNVPDTVGYATPAEIRALFEYLRANVKGADGVVFSAHCHNDLGLAVANSLAAIEGGARQVECTINGIGERAGNAALEELVMAMKVRPGYFNADTGIDTTRLLETSRLLSRITGIQVQRNKAIVGLNAFAHESGIHQHGMLKHRDTYEIMRPQDVGWPDSQIVLGRHSGRAAVADRLRQLGYVLEDEQLDQVIAAAKALTQTQHIIHDADLQRLVEGERYGPGWRISAMHLSDADDATHARVDLSAPDGRHVVQSAEGDGPIEALFAALSHATGVGFVLESYEVHSMGVGADARGEANLSGRIDGETMSGQGTSRDVLEASAIAWLDVANRVLRMRQAQPRVEAA; translated from the coding sequence ATGAGCCACCCAACGACGACGGACCGCATCCGGATTTTCGACACCAGCCTGCGCGATGGCGAACAATCGCCGGGCTTCACCATGAGCGCGTCGCAGAAGATCGCCTTCGCCCACGCGCTGGCCGAGCTCGGCGTCGACGTGATCGAAGCCGGCTTCCCCAACAGCTCCCCCGCCGATTTCGGCGCGGTGCAGGCGATCGCCCGCGAGGTGCGCGGCGCTTCCATCGCCGCCCTGGCGCGTTGCCATCCCGGCGACATCGAGGCCTGCGCGCGCGCGCTCGACGGCGCGGCCGCACCGCGCATCCACGCCTTCATCTCGACCAGCCCGTTGCACCGCAAGCACAAGTTGAACATGAGCCGCGAGCAGGTGATCGAGCACGCATCCATGGGCGTCACCCTGGCCCGCAACCGCGTGGACGATGTCGAATTCTCCGCCGAGGACGCCTTCCGCACCGAACGCGAGTTCCTGGTCGAGGTCTTCGATGCCGCGGTCGCCGCCGGCGCGCGCACGCTGAACGTGCCGGACACCGTGGGCTACGCCACGCCCGCCGAGATCCGCGCCCTGTTCGAATACCTGCGCGCCAACGTCAAGGGCGCCGACGGGGTGGTGTTCAGCGCGCACTGCCACAACGACCTGGGCCTGGCGGTGGCCAATTCGCTGGCCGCGATCGAGGGCGGCGCGCGCCAGGTCGAGTGCACCATCAACGGCATCGGCGAACGCGCCGGCAACGCGGCGCTGGAGGAACTGGTGATGGCGATGAAGGTGCGCCCCGGCTACTTCAACGCGGACACCGGCATCGACACCACCAGGCTGCTGGAGACATCGCGCCTGCTGTCGCGGATCACCGGGATCCAGGTGCAGCGCAACAAGGCGATCGTCGGCCTGAATGCGTTCGCCCACGAATCCGGCATCCACCAGCACGGCATGCTCAAGCACCGCGACACCTACGAGATCATGCGCCCGCAGGACGTGGGCTGGCCGGATTCGCAGATCGTGCTGGGCCGCCACAGCGGCCGCGCCGCGGTCGCCGACCGCCTGCGCCAGCTGGGCTACGTGCTGGAAGACGAACAGCTGGACCAGGTGATCGCCGCCGCCAAGGCGCTGACCCAGACCCAGCACATCATCCACGACGCCGACCTGCAGCGGTTGGTCGAAGGCGAACGTTACGGCCCGGGCTGGCGGATCTCCGCGATGCACCTGTCCGATGCCGACGATGCGACCCATGCGCGCGTCGACCTGTCCGCGCCCGATGGCCGCCACGTGGTGCAGAGCGCAGAAGGCGACGGGCCGATCGAAGCCCTGTTCGCCGCGCTGTCGCATGCGACCGGGGTCGGCTTCGTGCTGGAAAGCTACGAGGTGCACAGCATGGGTGTGGGTGCGGATGCCCGCGGCGAAGCCAACCTGAGCGGCCGCATCGACGGCGAGACCATGAGCGGGCAAGGCACCAGCCGCGACGTGTTGGAAGCCAGCGCGATCGCCTGGCTGGACGTGGCCAACCGCGTGTTGCGCATGCGCCAGGCGCAGCCGCGCGTGGAGGCCGCGTGA
- a CDS encoding threonine dehydratase: MPTAGDVLAAHARLRRYLDVTPAHYAERFGCWLKLENLQRTGSYKVRGALNALLAARERGDTRPVVAASAGNHAQGLAWAGYRLRMPVITVMPRCAPETKVAGVAHWGATVRLHGDSYDEAKAFAIELAAQNGYRLLSAFDDPDVIAGQGTVGLEIATALSPDVVLVPIGGGGLASGVALALKSQGVRIIGAQVEGVDAMARALKGDETPRDPAATLADGVKVKEPGTLTRALLRELLDDVVIVREAELRETLVRLALEEHVIAEGAGALALAAGRRIAAKRKCAVVSGGNVDAGVLAQLLSDVRPRAPRKPRQRAQERLSPPAAKRTLPAGLLPVAPAAPTWRATAHILEELPA; this comes from the coding sequence ATGCCCACCGCCGGCGACGTGCTGGCGGCGCATGCACGGCTGCGTCGTTACCTGGACGTCACCCCCGCGCATTATGCGGAACGTTTCGGCTGCTGGCTGAAGCTGGAGAACCTGCAGCGCACCGGCTCCTACAAGGTGCGCGGCGCATTGAACGCGCTGCTGGCCGCGCGCGAACGCGGCGACACGCGCCCGGTGGTCGCCGCCTCCGCCGGCAACCATGCGCAGGGCCTGGCCTGGGCCGGCTATCGCCTGCGCATGCCGGTGATCACGGTGATGCCGCGCTGCGCGCCGGAGACCAAGGTCGCCGGCGTGGCGCATTGGGGCGCGACCGTGCGCCTGCACGGCGACAGCTACGACGAGGCCAAGGCCTTCGCCATCGAGCTGGCCGCGCAGAACGGCTACCGCCTGCTGAGCGCGTTCGACGATCCGGACGTGATCGCCGGGCAAGGCACGGTGGGATTGGAGATCGCGACCGCGCTGTCGCCCGACGTGGTGCTGGTGCCGATCGGCGGCGGCGGCCTGGCCTCCGGCGTGGCGCTGGCGCTGAAATCGCAGGGCGTGCGCATCATCGGCGCGCAGGTCGAAGGCGTGGACGCGATGGCGCGCGCGCTGAAGGGCGACGAGACGCCGCGCGATCCGGCGGCGACGCTCGCCGATGGCGTGAAGGTCAAGGAACCCGGCACGCTGACCCGCGCCCTGCTGCGCGAACTGCTGGACGACGTGGTGATCGTGCGCGAGGCCGAACTGCGAGAAACCCTGGTGCGGCTGGCGCTGGAGGAACACGTCATCGCCGAGGGCGCCGGGGCGCTGGCGCTGGCGGCCGGCCGCCGCATCGCGGCCAAGCGCAAATGCGCGGTGGTGTCCGGCGGCAACGTCGATGCCGGCGTGCTGGCGCAACTCCTGTCCGACGTGCGCCCGCGCGCACCGCGCAAGCCGCGGCAACGCGCGCAGGAACGACTTAGCCCGCCGGCGGCGAAGCGCACGCTTCCCGCCGGCCTGCTGCCTGTCGCCCCCGCTGCGCCCACATGGCGCGCCACCGCCCACATCCTCGAAGAACTCCCCGCATGA
- a CDS encoding aminotransferase class IV, with the protein MQLNDAPATEQRNDGETAAEAPQKLWFDGTLVDQGALQATLGTHALHYGSGVFEGIRAYATRDGAAVFRLPEHLERMRKGCELLGMDFDTARATEAVLQTLRANKLGDAYIRPLAWYGDGGFGLDVSGRAHHFMVATAATNLHLNGNRTRVSVSKWRRNPASSLPPLKLCGAYVNSILAKRETKARGFDEAMFVDEDNYVVECTGANLFFVRDGAITAVEHRDALPGITRDTLIRITGADSRPVSLEELLDADEVFACGTAAEVAPIAEIDGRSFDANSPLSREIGAVYAATVRGESSWSGRWLTRV; encoded by the coding sequence ATGCAGTTGAACGATGCACCCGCCACCGAACAACGCAACGACGGCGAAACCGCCGCCGAAGCACCACAGAAACTGTGGTTCGACGGCACGCTGGTCGACCAGGGCGCGCTGCAGGCCACGCTGGGCACGCATGCCCTGCACTACGGCAGCGGCGTGTTCGAAGGCATCCGCGCCTACGCCACCCGCGACGGCGCCGCGGTGTTCCGCCTGCCCGAGCACCTGGAGCGCATGCGCAAGGGCTGCGAGCTGCTGGGCATGGACTTCGACACCGCACGGGCGACCGAGGCGGTGCTGCAGACCCTGCGCGCGAACAAACTCGGCGATGCCTACATCCGCCCGCTGGCCTGGTATGGCGATGGCGGTTTCGGGCTGGACGTCAGCGGCCGCGCGCACCATTTCATGGTCGCCACCGCGGCCACCAACCTGCACCTCAACGGCAACCGCACGCGGGTGTCGGTGTCGAAGTGGCGGCGCAACCCGGCCAGCTCGCTGCCGCCGCTGAAGCTGTGCGGCGCCTACGTCAATTCGATCCTGGCCAAGCGCGAGACCAAGGCGCGCGGCTTCGACGAGGCGATGTTCGTCGACGAGGACAACTACGTCGTCGAGTGCACCGGCGCGAACCTGTTCTTCGTGCGCGACGGCGCGATCACCGCGGTCGAGCACCGCGACGCGTTGCCCGGCATCACCCGCGACACCCTGATCCGCATCACCGGCGCGGACTCGCGGCCGGTGAGCCTGGAGGAACTGCTGGATGCCGACGAGGTGTTCGCCTGCGGCACCGCCGCCGAAGTCGCGCCCATCGCCGAAATCGACGGCCGCAGCTTCGACGCGAACAGCCCGCTGTCGCGCGAGATCGGCGCGGTGTACGCGGCCACCGTGCGCGGCGAAAGCAGCTGGTCCGGCCGCTGGCTGACCCGGGTCTGA
- a CDS encoding ACT domain-containing protein, whose product MRYRLDLTLRHAEGALARVLGTAERRGFRPLAVEGETRPDGDRWHLQMTVEGDRTADNLHEQLAKLYDCLDVQVQPCS is encoded by the coding sequence ATGCGCTACCGACTCGACCTCACCCTGCGCCACGCCGAAGGCGCGCTCGCGCGCGTGCTCGGCACCGCCGAACGCCGCGGCTTCCGCCCGCTCGCGGTGGAAGGCGAAACCCGCCCCGACGGCGACCGCTGGCACCTGCAGATGACGGTGGAAGGCGACCGCACCGCCGACAACCTGCACGAGCAGCTGGCCAAGCTGTACGACTGCCTGGACGTGCAGGTGCAGCCATGCAGTTGA